A single window of Shewanella sp. Choline-02u-19 DNA harbors:
- a CDS encoding YjaG family protein produces MTNKPGFFQRLKGLTLAQKKLFAIALCQRMLPNYQLFSEVCEFGNPKVLDTLLNLLWQSMYDNKLKLNLELQMERIEENTPEPADFDVYGVYPALDAAVALTSLLSALESKVEEDITNISKLSSATVANYIEATCEQDFDKESELDDYIFNHEVMVEEKEMQEDLLQTIEKNPHLKADFIKELRREIVTVGISNIGVSAAE; encoded by the coding sequence ATGACAAATAAACCGGGCTTTTTTCAACGCTTAAAAGGGCTAACACTAGCACAAAAGAAACTTTTTGCTATTGCATTATGCCAGCGCATGCTACCCAATTATCAGCTTTTTTCTGAAGTGTGTGAATTTGGCAACCCGAAGGTGCTCGATACACTGCTCAACCTGCTTTGGCAGTCAATGTACGACAATAAACTGAAACTAAATTTAGAGCTACAAATGGAACGTATAGAAGAAAATACGCCAGAGCCTGCTGATTTTGACGTCTACGGCGTATATCCAGCACTAGATGCAGCGGTAGCCTTAACCTCTTTGCTAAGCGCACTAGAAAGTAAAGTTGAAGAAGATATCACTAATATCAGTAAGCTCTCGTCAGCTACGGTTGCCAACTATATTGAAGCAACCTGCGAGCAAGATTTTGATAAAGAATCAGAATTAGATGATTATATTTTTAACCATGAAGTCATGGTTGAAGAAAAAGAGATGCAAGAAGATCTTCTGCAAACCATCGAAAAGAACCCACATCTCAAAGCCGATTTCATCAAAGAGTTACGCCGAGAAATTGTCACCGTCGGCATATCAAATATTGGCGTCAGCGCAGCAGAGTAA
- a CDS encoding LysR family transcriptional regulator, whose translation MNSNFGLELQLIYQFVHLVNAGSFSQAAKELEMPIATVSRKLTKLETQLDKQLLMRNTRKLRLTEEGIALFQQYQAIVSQFDSIRGAAVDKPEGTLRIAAPVSIISMIFIHAINEFCEKFPDIQLHIVQNNNVIDLIDEGVDVAIVGGTQPDSSWVSSSLGVLNYGLFASSQYMDKAPSLCHPSDLEQHALIKVWPLFNWTLKHPSGENFYYDGPAKLTLSELNGAVQAAVDHGGVLYGPALFVKNQLKSGQLTTLLPEWIGEKRRISILYHQRSHQPLKVKLFIEFMQSKAEQLFSMDS comes from the coding sequence ATGAATAGTAATTTTGGTTTGGAATTACAGCTGATCTACCAATTTGTTCATTTAGTTAATGCAGGGAGCTTTTCCCAAGCCGCTAAAGAGCTGGAGATGCCAATTGCAACGGTGAGCCGTAAGTTGACTAAATTGGAAACACAGCTCGATAAGCAGTTGTTGATGAGGAACACTCGCAAGCTGCGTCTAACAGAGGAGGGCATAGCGCTGTTTCAGCAATATCAGGCCATAGTATCTCAGTTTGACAGTATCAGAGGCGCTGCGGTGGATAAGCCTGAAGGTACCCTTAGAATAGCGGCTCCGGTGTCAATTATTTCGATGATTTTCATCCATGCCATTAACGAGTTTTGTGAAAAATTCCCAGATATACAGCTGCATATAGTACAAAATAATAACGTAATCGATCTTATAGATGAGGGGGTTGATGTTGCTATTGTCGGTGGCACCCAACCAGATTCTTCTTGGGTGTCGAGCTCTCTTGGCGTGCTTAATTATGGTTTGTTTGCCTCGTCGCAGTATATGGATAAGGCACCTAGCTTGTGCCATCCAAGCGATTTAGAACAACACGCGTTGATTAAAGTATGGCCTTTGTTTAACTGGACTTTAAAGCACCCATCGGGAGAGAACTTTTATTATGATGGACCTGCAAAACTGACGTTAAGTGAGTTAAATGGCGCAGTGCAGGCCGCTGTAGATCATGGTGGGGTTTTATATGGCCCAGCACTTTTTGTGAAAAACCAGCTTAAGAGCGGCCAGTTGACAACGCTATTACCTGAATGGATTGGTGAGAAAAGGCGGATTTCAATCTTGTATCATCAACGCAGTCATCAACCTTTGAAGGTTAAGCTCTTTATCGAGTTTATGCAGTCCAAAGCGGAGCAATTGTTCTCGATGGACAGTTAA
- a CDS encoding AEC family transporter: protein MSAVITPLLAVFGIMLIGTLVQKSKLLPAETDQVLNQYVYYIAFPAIMLITLAQTPINDILHWGYIAGFSGAMLTSYAITFLVSRWTNPSQNAVASMRALNATFGNTAFIGIPLMAMLFPNNQTALAAAAIASLLSVLIFAIALVSLEMIGRKQSSSAAKIISLALMHNPIVVGSMVGIVLSAMTITLPDSIALIIRQLGMTSSPCALFAIGMVLAKSAQHQTSTHIISLKQLTEISVINAIKLIFQPLVTYLIMFSLDVDPQLIAMGVILAALPTAASVYLLAQRYQTQVITSAQGILLGTLVTFITLPLLEAYLLG from the coding sequence ATGTCAGCTGTTATAACGCCACTACTCGCTGTATTTGGCATCATGTTGATTGGCACTTTGGTGCAAAAATCAAAACTGCTGCCTGCTGAGACCGATCAAGTTTTAAACCAATATGTGTACTATATTGCGTTTCCGGCCATTATGCTGATCACATTGGCACAAACCCCGATCAACGACATACTGCACTGGGGTTATATCGCTGGGTTTAGTGGCGCCATGCTAACCAGCTACGCGATCACCTTTCTCGTCTCGCGTTGGACCAATCCATCTCAAAACGCAGTCGCGTCTATGCGAGCGCTCAACGCCACCTTTGGCAATACTGCTTTTATCGGTATTCCCTTAATGGCGATGTTGTTTCCCAATAATCAAACGGCACTCGCCGCAGCCGCTATTGCCAGTCTATTATCGGTGTTAATTTTTGCCATCGCGCTCGTGTCATTGGAAATGATTGGCCGCAAGCAAAGCAGCTCAGCGGCAAAAATCATTAGCCTCGCCTTAATGCACAACCCTATTGTAGTGGGTAGTATGGTTGGGATAGTCCTATCCGCAATGACAATTACTTTGCCTGATAGTATCGCCCTCATCATTCGTCAACTGGGTATGACCTCGAGCCCTTGTGCACTGTTTGCCATAGGTATGGTGCTCGCTAAATCAGCTCAACACCAAACTTCAACACATATTATTAGCCTGAAACAGCTCACAGAGATTAGTGTTATCAATGCCATTAAACTGATTTTTCAGCCTCTAGTCACTTACTTGATCATGTTTAGCCTAGATGTTGATCCACAATTGATTGCTATGGGCGTCATACTCGCGGCGCTGCCGACTGCTGCCAGTGTCTACCTACTTGCACAACGGTACCAAACTCAAGTCATCACCAGTGCTCAGGGAATACTATTGGGTACCCTTGTCACCTTTATTACTTTACCGTTATTAGAAGCTTATCTATTGGGTTAA
- the recN gene encoding DNA repair protein RecN, with the protein MLCQLSINNFAIVRFLELDFKAGMTSITGETGAGKSIAIDALGLCLGNRADANAIRPGATKAEVSARFSLSDIPLAKRWLEDNDLELDNECILRRTINNDGRSRAYINGNPVPLAQIKCLGQLLIGIHGQHAHHAMLKSEHQLTLLDSYANHKMLLDTVAASYQRCKTVEKQLHQLELAQHERLARKQLLQYQVEELNEFAIAKGEFETIEAEHKKLANSTALIELCRSQLNILQDNDQASVESLLNTSISQGQDLESYDAELGSVVAMLNDALIQVQESSSELERYLEGLELDPEYFEQLELRISKALQLARKHHVNASELFAHHQGLLNELNELGSDGDKLEEIRNQLQNSQQAYLNHARKLSLSRGRYAKELDKKVTQSIHELSMPKGKFSIAVNFNQAVISPQGSDAIEFLVTTNPGQPLQPIAKVASGGELSRIGLGIQVITAKKVATPTLIFDEVDVGISGPTAAVVGRMLRSLGESTQVFCVTHLPQVAGNGHQHMFVNKTSKSGKTETSMVALDKDQRIEELARLLGGDTITSNTIANAKELLFS; encoded by the coding sequence ATGCTTTGCCAACTCAGCATTAATAATTTTGCTATTGTGCGTTTTTTGGAACTCGATTTTAAAGCCGGCATGACCAGTATCACTGGTGAAACCGGCGCGGGTAAATCTATTGCTATAGATGCATTAGGCTTGTGCCTAGGTAATCGAGCCGACGCTAATGCCATTCGGCCTGGCGCCACCAAAGCGGAGGTAAGTGCACGCTTTTCATTATCTGATATTCCACTCGCAAAGCGCTGGTTAGAAGATAATGATCTCGAACTAGATAATGAGTGTATCTTAAGACGAACCATCAATAATGATGGCCGCTCACGCGCATATATCAATGGTAATCCAGTCCCACTTGCACAGATAAAATGCCTCGGACAACTGCTGATTGGCATTCATGGCCAACACGCTCACCATGCGATGCTAAAAAGTGAGCACCAGCTTACTTTACTCGATAGTTACGCCAACCATAAAATGCTACTCGACACTGTAGCGGCGAGTTATCAGAGATGTAAAACTGTTGAAAAACAGTTACATCAATTAGAGTTAGCGCAGCATGAAAGGCTTGCTCGTAAACAGTTACTGCAATACCAGGTTGAAGAACTCAATGAGTTTGCCATTGCTAAAGGCGAGTTTGAAACCATAGAGGCTGAACATAAAAAACTCGCCAACAGCACAGCATTAATCGAGCTATGCCGTAGCCAATTAAATATTTTGCAGGACAATGATCAAGCGAGTGTTGAGTCATTATTAAATACCTCTATAAGTCAGGGGCAAGATTTAGAAAGTTATGATGCCGAACTTGGCAGCGTTGTCGCCATGCTTAATGATGCACTTATTCAAGTACAAGAGAGTAGTAGCGAGCTTGAACGGTATTTAGAAGGTTTAGAACTCGACCCTGAATACTTTGAACAATTAGAGCTTCGGATCTCTAAAGCACTGCAACTGGCGCGCAAACACCATGTCAATGCCAGTGAATTGTTTGCTCACCATCAAGGTCTGTTGAATGAACTCAATGAGCTTGGATCGGACGGGGACAAACTTGAAGAGATCCGCAATCAACTGCAAAATAGCCAACAGGCATATTTGAATCACGCACGAAAACTAAGCCTTAGTCGTGGCCGCTACGCTAAAGAACTCGATAAAAAAGTGACTCAATCGATTCATGAGCTGAGCATGCCTAAGGGTAAATTCAGTATCGCAGTCAACTTTAATCAAGCCGTCATTAGCCCTCAAGGCTCCGATGCTATTGAGTTTCTCGTGACCACCAATCCAGGTCAACCTTTGCAGCCCATTGCTAAAGTGGCCTCAGGCGGAGAACTCTCTCGAATAGGCCTTGGCATACAAGTTATTACCGCTAAAAAAGTCGCGACTCCAACACTCATTTTTGATGAAGTAGATGTGGGGATATCAGGTCCAACGGCGGCTGTCGTCGGCCGGATGCTGCGGAGTTTAGGGGAATCGACTCAAGTATTTTGCGTGACCCACTTACCGCAAGTTGCCGGTAATGGCCATCAACATATGTTTGTTAATAAGACCAGTAAATCTGGTAAAACAGAAACATCCATGGTTGCCCTAGATAAAGACCAGCGAATTGAGGAGTTAGCTCGCTTACTGGGAGGTGACACCATTACCAGTAATACGATTGCCAATGCTAAAGAGCTGCTGTTTAGTTAA
- a CDS encoding phosphatidylglycerophosphatase A codes for MNLLSKDKALTKLSLKNPIHFLALGFGSGLAAKAPGTFGTLAAIPLYLLMAPLSLPWYIGLTLFTVLIGFYICDKAAKDMGVHDHGAIVWDEIAGLLITMIAAPVGWQWLLAGFVLFRFFDILKPWPIRWLDAKVQGGFGIMIDDVLAGIFSLICLHTAAHYLI; via the coding sequence ATGAATTTACTTTCAAAAGATAAAGCACTAACCAAGCTGTCTCTTAAAAATCCTATTCATTTTTTGGCATTAGGATTTGGCTCAGGTTTAGCCGCAAAGGCGCCAGGTACGTTTGGTACGCTTGCCGCCATACCGCTCTACTTATTAATGGCACCATTGAGCTTACCTTGGTATATCGGCTTGACGCTTTTTACCGTCTTAATCGGCTTTTATATATGTGATAAAGCCGCTAAAGATATGGGCGTGCATGATCACGGTGCTATTGTTTGGGATGAGATTGCCGGTTTACTTATCACCATGATAGCGGCGCCAGTGGGTTGGCAATGGTTACTGGCCGGTTTTGTGTTGTTTCGCTTTTTTGATATTTTGAAACCATGGCCGATTCGTTGGCTGGATGCAAAAGTGCAAGGTGGTTTTGGGATTATGATTGATGATGTACTTGCAGGGATATTTTCCTTGATTTGCTTACACACCGCAGCTCACTACTTGATTTAG
- the thiL gene encoding thiamine-phosphate kinase, translating into MKEFQLIESFFIGRAQSRKDVALGIGDDCAIVEPAANKSVVISCDTLVENVHFFADMPAKDLGYKSLAVNLSDLAAMGAEPAWMTLALTLPEVDENWLADYSEGLFEIAEYYGVALIGGDTTRGPRSITITINGQVPKHAGLTRSGARNGDWIYATGTLGDSALGLDLLRGKADCNEDDRNYLINRHYRPTPRVLAGQALRTLASSAIDISDGLVSDIRHVLKASNIGATINVDKLPLSPQLKANVSAEMALSYALTGGEDYELLFTVSEAQKGALEIALAETGVKFTKIGQICTGGKLKLLLDKQPFEPINLGFEHFN; encoded by the coding sequence GTGAAAGAATTTCAATTAATCGAAAGCTTTTTTATTGGGCGTGCCCAGTCTCGAAAAGACGTTGCACTTGGCATTGGTGATGATTGCGCCATTGTTGAACCCGCTGCAAATAAATCTGTTGTGATATCTTGTGACACCTTAGTGGAAAACGTGCACTTCTTTGCTGATATGCCTGCAAAAGATCTGGGGTATAAGTCGCTAGCGGTGAATTTATCCGATCTGGCTGCTATGGGGGCGGAGCCTGCATGGATGACATTGGCGCTAACCTTGCCAGAAGTCGACGAAAATTGGTTGGCAGATTATAGTGAAGGCTTGTTTGAAATTGCCGAATACTATGGCGTAGCACTTATTGGCGGTGATACTACTCGTGGTCCCCGCTCAATCACCATTACCATTAATGGCCAAGTGCCTAAGCATGCGGGTCTGACTCGTAGCGGCGCAAGAAATGGAGATTGGATCTACGCTACCGGCACATTAGGTGATTCAGCTTTAGGGCTAGATCTACTGCGCGGAAAAGCGGATTGTAATGAAGACGATAGAAACTATCTTATTAATCGTCATTACCGGCCAACTCCAAGGGTATTAGCGGGGCAAGCACTGCGCACGCTGGCATCGAGTGCCATTGATATTTCTGATGGTTTAGTCTCTGATATCCGACATGTACTGAAAGCCTCGAATATTGGCGCCACAATCAATGTCGATAAGCTGCCTTTATCTCCCCAGCTCAAAGCCAATGTCTCAGCTGAGATGGCGCTAAGCTATGCATTAACGGGTGGTGAGGATTATGAACTACTCTTTACTGTCTCTGAAGCCCAAAAAGGCGCACTAGAGATCGCATTGGCTGAGACGGGTGTGAAGTTTACTAAGATTGGTCAAATTTGCACGGGTGGCAAGTTGAAATTGTTGTTAGATAAACAGCCATTTGAGCCCATTAACCTCGGATTTGAGCACTTTAATTGA
- the nusB gene encoding transcription antitermination factor NusB → MKPSERRKARRLAVQAIYSWQLSGNNIADVEHEFLTEQNVDGVDITYFRELLAGVATKKSQLDELIIPFLTRPLNEVDPVEKAIVRLATYELTFRKDVPYKVAINEAIELAKAFGAEDGHKFVNGILDKLVARTK, encoded by the coding sequence ATGAAGCCTTCAGAGCGCCGAAAGGCACGTCGTTTAGCGGTTCAGGCCATTTACTCTTGGCAGCTAAGTGGCAACAATATTGCTGATGTTGAGCATGAGTTTCTAACTGAACAAAATGTTGATGGTGTCGATATAACTTACTTTCGTGAGTTATTAGCGGGCGTAGCAACTAAGAAAAGCCAATTGGATGAGCTAATCATTCCATTTTTGACTCGTCCTTTGAATGAAGTTGACCCTGTCGAAAAGGCGATTGTTCGTTTAGCAACTTATGAGCTGACTTTCCGCAAGGATGTTCCTTATAAAGTAGCAATTAACGAAGCTATCGAGCTTGCCAAAGCATTCGGCGCTGAAGATGGACATAAGTTCGTTAACGGTATTCTGGATAAGCTAGTCGCAAGAACGAAATAG
- the ribH gene encoding 6,7-dimethyl-8-ribityllumazine synthase: MHIVQGNIESKNAKIAIVVSRFNSFVVDSLLSGAVDTLKRFGQVSDDNITVIKVPGAVELPLAARRVAASGKFDGIISLGAVIRGGTPHFDFVAGECNKGLAQVALEFDIPVSFGVLTTDTIEQAIERSGTKAGNKGGEAALGLLEMVNVLQALEEHL, from the coding sequence ATGCACATAGTTCAAGGTAATATCGAATCGAAAAACGCAAAAATTGCGATCGTAGTTTCACGTTTTAATAGCTTTGTTGTAGATAGTTTACTTAGTGGTGCGGTAGACACTCTTAAGCGTTTTGGCCAAGTTTCAGATGATAATATCACTGTAATTAAAGTGCCTGGCGCTGTTGAACTGCCACTTGCTGCACGTCGTGTTGCGGCAAGCGGAAAATTTGACGGAATAATCTCACTTGGTGCGGTTATCCGTGGCGGTACACCTCATTTTGATTTTGTTGCAGGCGAATGTAATAAAGGTCTAGCTCAAGTTGCACTTGAATTTGATATTCCTGTTTCATTCGGCGTTTTAACCACTGATACTATTGAACAAGCAATTGAACGTTCAGGTACTAAAGCAGGCAACAAAGGCGGCGAAGCTGCTTTGGGTCTGTTAGAGATGGTTAACGTGCTGCAAGCACTTGAAGAACACCTGTAA
- the ribBA gene encoding bifunctional 3,4-dihydroxy-2-butanone-4-phosphate synthase/GTP cyclohydrolase II yields MSLHSIEEIIEDIRLGKMVILMDDEDRENEGDLIMAADMVTPEAVNFMAMFGRGLICQTLTKERCEQLNLPLMVTNNNAQFSTNFTMSIEAAEGVTTGISAQDRAVTVKAAVAKDAKPSDIVQPGHIFPLMAKEGGVLIRAGHTEAGCDLARLAGFEASSVIVEILKDDGTMARRPDLEIFAEKHGLKMGTIADLIEYRNTKETSVVREAQCKLPTRFGEFDMLTFRDTIDNQLHYVLVKGPVTENILVRVHLQNTFNDLLHSERDQQRSWPLEKAMQRISEDGGVLVLLGHQEHSSDILAKVKAFEAEDNGSAPITAKWQGTSRQVGVGSQILANVGVTSMRLLSSPKRYHSLSGFGLEVTDYIAE; encoded by the coding sequence ATGTCGCTACATAGTATAGAAGAGATCATCGAAGATATTCGTCTAGGCAAGATGGTTATCTTGATGGATGATGAAGATAGAGAAAATGAAGGCGACCTTATTATGGCTGCTGACATGGTGACGCCAGAGGCGGTTAACTTTATGGCGATGTTCGGTCGCGGTCTTATTTGTCAAACCTTGACTAAAGAACGTTGCGAACAGCTAAACCTGCCTTTAATGGTCACCAACAATAATGCCCAGTTCTCAACCAACTTTACAATGTCTATTGAAGCGGCTGAAGGTGTCACAACGGGTATTTCAGCGCAAGATCGTGCCGTCACGGTAAAAGCTGCAGTTGCCAAAGATGCTAAGCCTAGTGATATTGTGCAACCTGGCCACATATTCCCATTGATGGCAAAAGAGGGTGGCGTGCTCATCCGTGCCGGTCATACTGAAGCGGGCTGTGACTTAGCAAGATTAGCAGGTTTTGAAGCTTCATCAGTCATCGTTGAAATTTTAAAGGACGATGGCACCATGGCGCGTCGTCCAGATCTTGAAATTTTTGCTGAAAAGCACGGATTAAAGATGGGCACTATTGCTGACCTAATTGAATACCGCAACACTAAAGAAACCAGTGTTGTACGTGAAGCGCAATGTAAGCTACCAACCCGTTTTGGTGAGTTTGATATGCTGACTTTCCGTGACACTATCGATAATCAATTACACTATGTATTAGTCAAAGGTCCGGTTACAGAGAACATACTTGTACGTGTTCACCTACAAAATACCTTTAACGACCTTTTACATTCCGAGCGCGATCAGCAACGCAGTTGGCCACTAGAAAAAGCAATGCAGCGCATTAGCGAAGACGGTGGCGTACTGGTACTGCTCGGTCATCAAGAGCATAGCAGTGATATTTTAGCCAAAGTTAAAGCATTTGAAGCTGAAGATAACGGCAGTGCACCTATTACAGCTAAGTGGCAAGGAACCTCACGTCAAGTGGGTGTTGGCTCGCAAATCCTAGCAAATGTAGGCGTGACATCAATGCGGTTACTTAGCTCACCAAAGCGTTATCATTCACTATCAGGCTTTGGTTTAGAAGTAACTGATTATATAGCAGAATAA